GGTGAACGTGCCGAAAATATGGGTGTCGAGATTTTTCCAGGCTTCGCGGCCGCCGAAATTCTTTATAATGAGGACGGCTCGGTTAAGGGCGTAGCGACCGGTGATATGGGTGTGGCGCGCGACGGCAGTCATAAACCCGATTATCAGCCGGGACTTGAACTTCACGCAAAATATACTTTCTTTGCAGAGGGTGTGCGTGGACATCTCACAAAGATTCTCAAGAATAAATTTGCGTTGGATTCAGATAGCGAACCGCAAATCTATGGGCTTGGTATCAAGGAACTATGGGATATTGATCCCGATAAACATGCTCCAGGACGCGTGATCCATAGTCAGGGGTGGCCGCTTGGCGAGGGATCCAACGGAGGCGGATTTCTCTACCACCAGGCTGACAATCAGGTAGCATTGGGTTTTGTGACCTGGCTCAACTATGAAAACCCTTATCTATCGCCTTTTGAAGAGATGCAGCGATGGAAACAACATCCGGAAATTCGCAAGATTTTAGAAGGAGGAAAACGGGTTTCCTATGGCGCAAGGGCCATTAATGACGGCGGTTTCCAATCGGTGCCAAAGCTGTTTTTCCCTGGCGGCGCGTTGATCGGTTGTTCTGCCGGTTTCGTGAATGTTCCGCGGATCAAGGGCACGCATACGGCCATGAAAACCGGTATGATGGCAGCAGAGGCCGCTTTTGAGGCGATTGTTGCAGATCGGGCCAATGATGAATTGGCAGCATATGGCACCGCCTATGAAAATAGCTGGGTACGCGAAGAACTGCGTGTTGTCCGCAATGTTTTACCGGCTGCCGAAAAATATGGTGATTTTCTGGGATCAATCATTGCTGGCATCAATATGTGGGCAGAGCATTTCAAAATCAAAATGCCGTTCACGATGAAACATCATCCGGATCATTCACGCCTGAAACGTGCAGAACACTGTACACCGATAGAATATCCCAAACCGGACGGCGTTATCAGCTTTGATCGCCTCTCTTCGGTTTTCCTGTCCAATACCAATCATGAAGAAGATCAGCCCGTTCACCTGCAGTTGAAGGATGCATCCATGCCTGTGGATGTGAATTTGCCGGTATTTGCGGGCCCATCCCAAAGATATTGTCCTGCAGGGGTCTATGAATTTGTTGAGGACGATGCGGGCAATCCGAAATTCCAGATTAACGCACAAAACTGCGTCCATTGTAAAACCTGCGACATCAAAGACCCGAACCAGAATATCAACTGGGTCGTGCCAGAAGGCGGTGGAGGTCCCAATTATCCGAATATGTAAGATATCGGCTTTTGGCATCCTTGCCGTAGCCCTTGCTGGCAGTGCTGCGCATGCAAAACGCAGCAGTGGCGCGGAAGGACTAAACCAATATGTAGAAGCACGACTAGCGGAATCAGTTGATAATCCTGCGGTCGCCGCCGCCATCTATGCGGACTCGCTGAAAAGCCAACCTGATAACCTATTGCTGGCTGGCAAGGCCTATGTGAAGGCCATCGAAGCAGGCAAGTTCGATCTTGCTGTCAAGGCGGTTCGAAGCCTTGATCTGCGCGGTCAAGTTGAGCCGGAAATGCCGTTCCTGTTGTTTGCGGACGCCTTTGCCCGTAATGATTACAAGGCCGCAGCTACAGCATCTATTGAGTTGGAAGCTTTAGGCAATTTCGCTTTTCTTTCTCCATTTTTAGACGCCTGGATTGCACGTGCCACCGGTGAAAGCCCTTTAATTGGCCTGGCGGCAGCGGAGAAAGACAAAACCGCTGCTTATTACCATCTGGAACAATTTATCTTACAGGGTTTGGCTGGCGGGAATGATTTGGACATCATTCCGTTACTCGACAAAATAGTCGAAGCCAATGAAGCGCGCATGGGTCCCGTTCGTATTATCGCAGCAAGGCATTTTCTGGCCAGAAAAGACACAGCGAGGGCAGTTGCTCTTTTGAAGAACGAAAGAACGGGCCCGGAAGCAAAGATGTTGGAAGACATCCGGTCAGGAAACATCAAGAAACTGGCCCAAAAAGTTAATGCTGACATTGGATTGGCGTTCCTTTTCCAAAGGCTGTCCTCGGACTTGCGAATACAGAGAGCGGATTTTCTGGCCCTGATTGGTGC
This DNA window, taken from Parasphingorhabdus litoris DSM 22379, encodes the following:
- a CDS encoding electron transfer flavoprotein-ubiquinone oxidoreductase, translated to MSERESMPYDVVIVGGGPAGLSAAIRFKQMADEAGKDLSVCILEKGSEIGAHILSGAVIDPKALDELLPNWRDEDCPMAAVPVTDNQHWVLTKKKKFSIPHIMTPPFMHNKGTYTGSLGNLCRWLGERAENMGVEIFPGFAAAEILYNEDGSVKGVATGDMGVARDGSHKPDYQPGLELHAKYTFFAEGVRGHLTKILKNKFALDSDSEPQIYGLGIKELWDIDPDKHAPGRVIHSQGWPLGEGSNGGGFLYHQADNQVALGFVTWLNYENPYLSPFEEMQRWKQHPEIRKILEGGKRVSYGARAINDGGFQSVPKLFFPGGALIGCSAGFVNVPRIKGTHTAMKTGMMAAEAAFEAIVADRANDELAAYGTAYENSWVREELRVVRNVLPAAEKYGDFLGSIIAGINMWAEHFKIKMPFTMKHHPDHSRLKRAEHCTPIEYPKPDGVISFDRLSSVFLSNTNHEEDQPVHLQLKDASMPVDVNLPVFAGPSQRYCPAGVYEFVEDDAGNPKFQINAQNCVHCKTCDIKDPNQNINWVVPEGGGGPNYPNM
- a CDS encoding tetratricopeptide repeat protein → MEVPIIRICKISAFGILAVALAGSAAHAKRSSGAEGLNQYVEARLAESVDNPAVAAAIYADSLKSQPDNLLLAGKAYVKAIEAGKFDLAVKAVRSLDLRGQVEPEMPFLLFADAFARNDYKAAATASIELEALGNFAFLSPFLDAWIARATGESPLIGLAAAEKDKTAAYYHLEQFILQGLAGGNDLDIIPLLDKIVEANEARMGPVRIIAARHFLARKDTARAVALLKNERTGPEAKMLEDIRSGNIKKLAQKVNADIGLAFLFQRLSSDLRIQRADFLALIGAQAALRILPNNDYGHLVLGEAFSESQNGRAAKSEFKKISYDSAFSLLAISKEIASYAEENDYDGGQVRLNQIIDQDPETPQLQILLGQLLQMSGDHRSAADAFKRAISLAERRDFSDAVLANYWLSLGSAQEQAGLWPAGLESLKKANILQPDSASILNYLGYAQLERRENTASAMDAIRKAYKMRSSSPAITDSLGWAYFIVGEHEKAVNYLERARAGEPQDPTINEHLGDAYWTVGRKYEARYAWKSAKLFADAEDMQRLADKIDLGLRADLVSP